A genomic window from Hyla sarda isolate aHylSar1 chromosome 8, aHylSar1.hap1, whole genome shotgun sequence includes:
- the PHOSPHO2 gene encoding pyridoxal phosphate phosphatase PHOSPHO2, with the protein MKVLLVFDFDHTIVNDNSDTWIVQCAPDKKLPNVLENSYEKGKWTEYMGRIFTYLGEQGIREDDMKRIMIAIPYTPGMTELLHFIGQNKDQFDCIIISDSNTIFIDWILTHANVNNVFDQVFTNPATFDRFGNLTVQNFHVHHCAACPKNLCKRKVLQEFVSKQTANGVSYSKIVYIGDGSNDLCPVTFLKKGDIAMPREGYTLQKRIAKEIDLIDSSISVWSTGAEILSHLKHLLEE; encoded by the coding sequence ATGAAGGTTCTCCTGGTGTTTGACTTTGACCACACTATTGTGAATGACAACAGTGACACATGGATTGTCCAATGTGCTCCGGATAAAAAGCTCCCGAACGTCTTAGAAAATTCTTACGAGAAAGGGAAATGGACAGAGTACATGGGTAGGATTTTCACCTACCTTGGAGAACAGGGAATCCGCGAGGATGATATGAAGAGAATCATGATTGCTATACCCTATACCCCTGGGATGACCGAGCTCCTTCATTTTATTGGCCAAAACAAAGATCAATTTGATTGTATCATCATCTCCGACTCCAATACAATCTTCATCGACTGGATTCTCACCCATGCCAACGTGAACAACGTTTTCGACCAGGTGTTCACAAACCCTGCAACCTTCGACCGCTTTGGGAACCTCACAGTGCAGAATTTCCACGTCCACCactgtgcagcctgtcccaagAACCTGTGCAAGAGAAAAGTGTTGCAAGAATTTGTGTCCAAGCAGACAGCAAATGGAGTGAGCTATTCCAAAATAGTTTATATTGGCGATGGAAGCAATGACCTCTGCCCTGTGACGTTCCTTAAGAAAGGTGATATTGCAATGCCCAGGGAGGGCTACACCTTACAGAAAAGAATTGCCAAGGAGATTGATCTTATCGATTCATCCATAAGTGTGTGGTCTACTGGAGCCGAGATATTGTCTCACCTCAAGCACTTACTGGAAGAATAA
- the CFAP210 gene encoding cilia- and flagella- associated protein 210, with translation MMSAVSGPVVQYGRRKGSSRRETVEKNTGGNIAPGPTVDLCEVAVLPRAEWERITNHANSLEKEARKLYEEKKEREALHLQSKELVKNWTNTLSGLRKEKLQAKKLREEREEEEKKRIDLEEAQYQAEKRKQAIENARIKQYNQNDRVKTFHSALLLTEVIKERDAQIELKNQQMNRSNRQDKDILAKMQRELEESIYNDQQKALQRSTKKKKNAQDLLKQMEEHNHAADLEKRTSHRESEEIQRQARLYEWEMNKLAKLKKEEKKEIMKTHLAHMADRDLLQALEKQMEEENDDLIRRYVLAKKKMANLKREREEQLYRKTVERRDKITELLAAQMKQKLDDEEERLTNALEEMEAKLKKEVMEKEEKRKADLKAITEHRIAMRKKKEKEEKEEKLKGFQAQYEIREADNFFIAQQKEKMKRAEEECKNVQTLQIQQMAQKKTMTQAEREAELEYVKQNEALISKEEEIFQEYAKQVIDSVTKADRNPLLLKKAAQKGTGGGRGPVYSDRGGIQPSYQVQDTSGVQLPTYQNETTQQIKEINDSGNVQQGKRRLGFTF, from the exons ATGATGTCCGCGGTGTCGGGTCCGGTGGTCCAGTATGGTCGGAGGAAAGGCTCAAGCAGAAGGGAGACAG TGGAGAAAAATACAGGAGGAAACATTGCACCAGGTCCAACAGTAGATCTCTGTGAAGTTGCTGTTCTTCCAAGAGCAGAGTGGGAGCGTATTACCAACCATGCTAATTCATTGGAAAAAGAAGCAAGGAAACTTtatgaagaaaagaaagaaagagaagccTTACATTTACAGTCCAAGGAATTGGTGAAAAACTGGACCAATACCTTATCA GGCTTGAGGAAGGAAAAATTACAGGCAAAGAAACTGCGGGAggaaagagaagaggaggagaaaaaaaGGATAGATTTGGAGGAGGCCCAGTACCAGGCAGAAAAGAGGAAGCAAGCAATAGAAAACGCCAGGATCAAGCAATACAATCAGAATGACAGAGTCAAGACCTTCCAT AGTGCTTTGCTGCTTACTGAAGTCATAAAAGAACGAGATGCCCAGATAGAACTTAAAAATCAACAGATGAACAGGAGCAATAGGCAAGACAAGGACATCTTGGCTAAAATGCAGAGGGAATTGGAAGAAAGTATTTATAATGACCAGCAGAAGGCGCTGCAGAGGTCAACCAAGAAGAAGAAGAACGCACAAGATCTTCTAAAGCA AATGGAGGAGCACAACCATGCTGCTGACCTGGAGAAGCGAACCAGTCACAGAGAAAGTGAAGAGATCCAGAGACAGGCCAGGCTATATGAGTGGGAAATGAATAAATTAGCCAAACTGAAAaaggaagagaaaaaagaaataatgAAGACTCATTTG GCACATATGGCTGATAGAGACCTCCTTCAAGCACTTGAAAAGCAGATGGAAGAAGAGAATGACGACCTGATAAGACGCTATGTTCTTGCAAAGAAAAAAATGGCAAATCTTAAAAGGGAGAGAGAAGAGCAATTATATAG AAAAACAGTGGAACGCAGGGATAAAATCACTGAGCTGCTGGCAGCACAGATGAAGCAAAAGCTTGATGATGAAGAAGAACGTCTAACTAACGCTCTGGAGGAAATGGAAGCAAAGCTCAAAAAAGAAGTTATGgaaaaagaggagaaaagaaaagCAGATCTGAAGGCAATTACAGAGCACAGAATCGCCATG aggaagaagaaagaaaaagaagagaaggAAGAAAAATTGAAAGGATTCCAGGCTCAATATGAGATAAGAGAAGCCGATAACTTCTTTATTGCTCAGCAAAAGGAGAAAATGAAGAGAGCAGAGGAGGAATGTAAGAATGTACAAACACTTCAGATCCAGCAGATG GCGCAGAAGAAGACTATGACACAAGCAGAAAGAGAAGCAGAGTTAGAGTATGTCAAGCAGAATGAAGCCCTGATAAGTAAGGAAGAAGAAATATTTCAGGAGTATGCCAAACAGGTGATTGATTCCGTGACCAAAGCTGACCGAAACCCACTGCTGCTgaagaaggcagcacagaagggcaCTGGGGGAGGACGTGGTCCTGTGTACTCAGACAGGGGAGGCATTCAACCTAGTTATCAAGTGCAGGACACCAGTGGAGTTCAGCTGCCGACGTATCAGAATGAGACCACCCAACAAATAAAGGAAATAAATGATTCTGGTAATGTACAACAAGGGAAGAGAAGACTCGGTTTTACATTTTGA